A single genomic interval of Chitinophaga sp. 180180018-3 harbors:
- a CDS encoding SDR family oxidoreductase, which produces MNAVITGASKGIGKAIAEKLAQEGFNVAICARHTDTLEAAKAGIQRKNPAVSVLAEAVDMGDKAQVMAFADKVRATFHQVDILVNNAGIYIPGALHQEADGTLEKLMAVNVYSAYHLTRTLLPDMIAQRSGHIFNICSTASYHAYPNGGSYSITKYALLGFTKNLRKELLPHNIRVTAVSPGPTLTASWDGFEAPPDRMMPPEDIANAIWGAWNMAKQTVVEEIILRPMLGDI; this is translated from the coding sequence ATGAATGCAGTTATAACAGGCGCCAGCAAGGGAATAGGGAAGGCCATTGCGGAAAAGCTGGCTCAGGAAGGATTTAATGTAGCGATCTGTGCAAGACATACCGACACACTGGAGGCGGCCAAAGCAGGTATTCAGCGGAAAAATCCGGCGGTTTCCGTATTGGCTGAAGCAGTGGATATGGGAGACAAAGCGCAGGTAATGGCCTTCGCTGATAAAGTCAGGGCCACATTCCACCAGGTAGACATATTGGTAAACAACGCCGGGATCTATATTCCAGGTGCCCTCCATCAGGAAGCAGACGGCACGCTCGAAAAGTTGATGGCCGTAAACGTATATAGTGCTTATCATCTTACCCGGACGCTGCTGCCGGATATGATAGCGCAACGAAGTGGCCATATATTCAATATCTGCTCTACCGCCAGCTACCATGCCTATCCTAACGGTGGCTCCTATAGCATCACCAAATACGCGTTGCTGGGATTCACCAAAAATCTCCGTAAAGAATTGCTGCCGCATAATATCAGAGTAACCGCCGTAAGCCCCGGGCCGACACTGACGGCGTCGTGGGATGGGTTCGAAGCGCCACCCGACAGAATGATGCCCCCCGAAGATATCGCCAATGCCATCTGGGGCGCCTGGAATATGGCAAAGCAAACCGTTGTAGAGGAAATCATACTCAGACCTATGTTGGGAGACATTTAA
- a CDS encoding YjjG family noncanonical pyrimidine nucleotidase — protein sequence MKYKHLFFDLDHTLWDFEKNEQETLQELFSSHNLAARGISSFEAFHVSYVAHNERLWDRFRKGFITRKDLRDKRFRLTLIDFRIGDEQLTQQLADGFLEILPTKKALFPETKETLDYLAAKNYPMHMITNGFEETQLQKMKNSGIDHYFTHIITSELAGSLKPYREIFDFAISKAGTSAAESIMVGDAMELDIKGAHGVGMDQVYFNPANPPVDFQPTYVIGSLAELKDIL from the coding sequence ATGAAATACAAACATCTCTTTTTTGACCTGGACCATACGCTGTGGGACTTTGAAAAAAACGAACAGGAAACCTTGCAGGAGCTGTTTAGCAGCCATAACTTAGCCGCCAGGGGCATATCTTCCTTCGAGGCATTTCACGTCTCTTATGTAGCGCATAATGAACGGTTGTGGGACCGCTTCAGAAAAGGCTTTATTACACGTAAAGACCTGCGCGACAAACGCTTCCGTCTTACCCTGATCGATTTCCGGATTGGTGATGAGCAACTGACGCAGCAACTGGCTGATGGATTCCTGGAAATATTGCCTACGAAAAAGGCGCTTTTTCCGGAAACGAAGGAAACGCTGGACTACCTGGCAGCGAAGAACTACCCGATGCACATGATCACTAACGGTTTCGAAGAAACGCAGTTACAGAAGATGAAAAATTCGGGAATTGATCATTACTTCACGCATATTATCACTTCTGAATTAGCCGGCAGCCTGAAACCTTATCGTGAAATTTTCGATTTCGCCATCAGCAAAGCAGGTACCTCTGCAGCAGAGAGCATTATGGTCGGCGACGCAATGGAACTGGATATCAAGGGTGCACATGGAGTAGGAATGGATCAGGTCTATTTCAATCCTGCCAACCCCCCGGTGGATTTCCAGCCGACTTATGTGATTGGGAGCCTGGCTGAATTGAAAGATATATTGTAG